One genomic region from Fictibacillus marinisediminis encodes:
- a CDS encoding stage II sporulation protein P — protein sequence MRDSNNGLFSTSIKVSLLSILLFFVAGFISSAEIKFDVSSSLVKKWFNNFTTEALVYAIGSENPYYTQVLPKESKPPAASSIMLQLMTNLRPGDPRSLIGTELPGFAIYDSEIYIAGKGTTYSTLPIEPTLPLQEILKPNEPNKKNVNIDNPNEDIPPPKLKTKGQVVYIYHSHSYESFRPILQGGKFTSSNPKTNIIAVGDRLKQDLESRGIGVDHDTTNVGEKLNARKWTTNRAYALSRETVQHAVSQDRDLSYLIDIHRDSQPRKMTTISINNQPYARLCFIVGREHPSFEKNLQIAEELNSLVNKKYPHLSRGVIIKNKSQGNGIYNQDLSNNAMLIEMGGIDNDFRELYRTADAFADVFSSFYWQAEKVNGNAN from the coding sequence ATGAGAGACAGCAATAACGGCTTGTTTTCAACGAGTATAAAGGTTTCTCTCCTTAGCATTCTTCTTTTCTTTGTAGCTGGATTTATATCATCTGCGGAAATTAAGTTCGATGTATCATCCTCCCTTGTTAAAAAGTGGTTTAATAACTTTACAACGGAAGCCTTGGTCTATGCCATCGGATCAGAGAATCCTTATTATACGCAGGTGCTTCCAAAAGAAAGCAAACCGCCAGCCGCTTCTTCCATCATGCTGCAGCTCATGACCAACCTGAGGCCAGGGGACCCGCGAAGTTTGATCGGAACGGAACTGCCAGGCTTTGCGATCTATGATTCAGAGATTTATATTGCCGGGAAAGGAACAACCTATTCTACATTGCCGATTGAACCGACATTGCCCCTTCAGGAAATTCTAAAGCCGAACGAACCGAATAAAAAGAATGTGAATATCGATAACCCGAATGAAGATATTCCTCCGCCCAAATTAAAAACGAAAGGCCAGGTCGTTTATATTTACCATTCACACAGCTATGAATCATTCAGGCCGATCCTGCAAGGAGGCAAATTTACAAGTTCCAATCCAAAGACCAACATTATAGCGGTAGGTGACCGGTTAAAACAGGATCTGGAGAGCAGAGGGATTGGTGTAGATCATGACACCACTAACGTAGGGGAAAAGTTAAATGCGAGAAAGTGGACTACCAATCGTGCGTATGCACTGTCCCGAGAAACCGTTCAGCATGCCGTCTCACAAGACCGTGATTTATCCTACCTGATTGACATCCATCGTGATTCTCAGCCTAGGAAAATGACGACGATCTCTATCAACAACCAGCCTTATGCGCGATTATGTTTTATTGTTGGAAGGGAACATCCGTCTTTTGAAAAAAACCTTCAGATTGCAGAAGAACTGAACAGTCTGGTAAATAAAAAATATCCTCATCTCAGCCGGGGGGTCATTATTAAGAATAAATCCCAAGGCAACGGCATCTACAACCAGGATCTTTCGAACAACGCCATGCTGATTGAAATGGGAGGAATCGATAACGACTTCCGTGAACTGTACAGAACCGCAGATGCTTTTGCAGATGTGTTCAGCAGTTTTTACTGGCAGGCAGAGAAGGTAAATGGGAATGCGAATTAG
- a CDS encoding YebC/PmpR family DNA-binding transcriptional regulator, with translation MGRKWNNIKEKKASKDANTSRIYAKFGREIYVAAKQGEPDPESNQALKVVLERAKTYSVPKNIIDRAIEKAKGGSDETYDELRYEGFGPNGSMVIVDALTNNVNRTAADVRAAFTKNGGNMGVSGSVAYMFDATAVFAIEDKTEEEVLEILMEADVDARDIIEEDGSVIVYAEPDQFHAVQEAFKNAGITEFTVAELTMLAQNDLSLPEDAQNQFEKMIDAIEDLEDVQQVYHNVDLSE, from the coding sequence ATGGGACGTAAGTGGAACAACATTAAAGAGAAAAAAGCGTCAAAAGATGCCAATACGAGCCGCATCTACGCTAAATTCGGCCGTGAGATCTACGTGGCGGCAAAGCAGGGAGAACCTGATCCTGAATCCAACCAGGCATTAAAAGTCGTTCTTGAACGTGCAAAAACATACAGTGTGCCTAAAAATATCATCGATCGTGCCATTGAAAAGGCGAAGGGCGGATCGGATGAAACGTATGACGAGCTTCGTTACGAAGGATTCGGCCCAAATGGTTCAATGGTCATCGTTGACGCGCTAACAAATAATGTGAACCGGACGGCTGCGGATGTGCGTGCAGCCTTTACGAAAAATGGCGGGAACATGGGTGTTTCCGGCTCAGTGGCCTATATGTTTGATGCAACAGCCGTATTTGCCATCGAAGATAAAACGGAAGAGGAAGTGCTGGAAATCTTAATGGAAGCAGATGTTGACGCCCGTGACATTATTGAAGAAGACGGTTCTGTCATCGTGTATGCAGAGCCTGACCAATTCCATGCTGTACAAGAAGCATTCAAGAATGCCGGTATTACCGAATTTACAGTAGCCGAGCTTACCATGCTGGCACAAAATGACCTGTCCCTTCCTGAAGATGCACAGAATCAATTTGAGAAAATGATCGATGCGATCGAAGACTTGGAAGATGTTCAGCAGGTATACCACAACGTAGACCTTAGTGAATAA
- a CDS encoding DinB family protein codes for MNRIEYEWVKQTREILLKFCDELQPEDFTRQIDGFGFQSVRDSLLHVANCYHGWLGSYILLQTKTPLTPKENISKTSLEEIKQRFIQADAYVDDVLNDLDGQMNELIIRAIPWREHGEPISISAAQLLLHVVTHEYHHKGQIMAMARHMGYEPPNTDVLGVGD; via the coding sequence ATGAATCGGATTGAATATGAATGGGTCAAACAGACGAGAGAGATTCTTTTGAAATTTTGTGATGAGCTTCAACCTGAAGATTTCACAAGACAAATTGATGGGTTCGGCTTCCAAAGTGTGCGGGATTCACTGCTTCATGTTGCAAACTGCTATCATGGATGGCTCGGTTCCTATATTTTATTGCAGACGAAAACGCCTCTGACACCAAAAGAAAACATTTCAAAAACAAGTTTGGAAGAAATTAAACAGAGATTTATCCAGGCTGATGCCTATGTTGATGATGTCCTTAATGATTTGGATGGGCAGATGAATGAGCTTATCATAAGAGCCATTCCTTGGAGAGAACATGGAGAACCTATTTCCATTTCAGCTGCACAGCTTCTTCTGCATGTGGTAACACACGAATACCATCATAAAGGCCAAATTATGGCGATGGCCAGACATATGGGTTATGAACCGCCGAATACAGATGTGCTGGGGGTTGGGGATTAA
- a CDS encoding acyl-CoA dehydrogenase family protein, whose product MEQTGTRVKGSGFLFSSIDLNHLFTPEDFTEEHVMIKATARQFIEKEVGPYRENIESQDFKRIVSLLKKAGELGLLAHSIPEQYGGLGLDKISKGIVGEMVGPSSGYGVAHSNHTCIATLPITYFGTPEQKKKYLPKMASGELLGAYCLTEPNAGSDALAAQTTAVLNEEGTHYVLNGTKIYITNAVFSDTFIVYAKVDGSKFTAFIVEKDFPGLALGPEENKMGIKGSSTRSVILEDCLVPVENLLGDIGKGHVIALNVLNLGRFNLGSATMGAAKYGYQKAVQFIQERKQFKRRIADFPATKEKISKLAARLYAAESLQYRTASLIEDALHDLDDIADLNTVGKRLSEYSAECAVCKIYGSETLDYVADEALQLHGGAGFIKEYGIEQMYRDSRINRIFEGTNEINRLLIPTHLFRKSLKREIDLHTPIQRAVLSLQKESAQDTSFMADEQHAVETIRSLFLLSAGLVFEVYGEELPHEQEALMALADLAIILYAAESAVFRTLKSVMKKGEEKAALKIGLTHTILEDSLWEAEMLSRKLVHELTDGEKTNQLVMLITQSCNRCHQFGKSVARNRMIAEKQYEANTFIC is encoded by the coding sequence ATGGAACAAACCGGTACGAGAGTGAAAGGTTCCGGATTTTTATTTTCATCCATAGATTTGAATCACTTGTTTACCCCGGAGGATTTCACTGAAGAACATGTGATGATCAAGGCAACGGCCAGGCAATTTATTGAAAAAGAAGTCGGTCCTTATCGCGAAAACATCGAGAGCCAGGATTTTAAACGGATTGTTTCTTTATTAAAAAAAGCAGGAGAGCTTGGCCTTTTGGCTCACAGTATTCCTGAACAATACGGCGGGCTGGGCCTCGATAAGATCAGCAAGGGCATCGTCGGTGAGATGGTCGGCCCTTCAAGCGGATACGGCGTAGCGCATTCCAATCATACGTGTATCGCCACACTGCCAATCACCTATTTCGGTACACCAGAACAAAAGAAAAAGTACCTTCCGAAAATGGCATCAGGTGAACTCCTAGGTGCCTATTGTCTGACAGAACCAAATGCCGGCTCAGATGCCTTGGCCGCGCAAACGACAGCAGTCCTGAACGAGGAAGGGACTCATTATGTTTTAAATGGTACAAAAATCTATATTACCAACGCTGTTTTTTCAGACACCTTTATCGTGTATGCAAAAGTGGATGGATCAAAATTTACAGCCTTTATTGTTGAAAAGGATTTTCCAGGCTTAGCACTTGGACCCGAAGAAAATAAAATGGGGATCAAAGGTTCATCGACCCGGTCGGTTATTCTTGAAGATTGTCTCGTACCCGTGGAAAACCTGCTTGGCGATATCGGAAAAGGCCATGTTATCGCCTTAAATGTCCTGAACCTTGGAAGATTTAATCTTGGATCCGCCACTATGGGAGCTGCAAAATACGGGTACCAGAAAGCGGTACAGTTTATTCAGGAACGTAAACAATTTAAGCGGCGGATCGCTGACTTTCCAGCTACGAAAGAAAAAATCTCCAAACTGGCTGCCCGCCTGTATGCGGCAGAATCTCTCCAGTACCGGACAGCAAGCTTAATTGAAGATGCTCTTCATGATCTGGATGATATTGCTGATTTAAACACGGTCGGCAAACGGCTGAGTGAGTATTCCGCAGAATGTGCGGTCTGTAAGATCTATGGATCTGAAACATTGGATTATGTTGCGGATGAAGCGCTGCAGCTCCATGGCGGTGCAGGATTTATCAAAGAATACGGCATCGAACAGATGTACAGAGACTCACGAATCAACAGAATCTTTGAAGGCACCAACGAAATTAACCGGCTGCTGATCCCAACCCACCTTTTTAGAAAGTCGCTAAAAAGGGAGATCGACCTGCATACCCCTATTCAACGAGCGGTGCTTTCACTGCAAAAGGAATCTGCACAAGATACCTCTTTTATGGCAGATGAACAACATGCTGTTGAAACGATCCGCAGCCTTTTCCTCCTATCTGCCGGTCTAGTTTTTGAAGTGTATGGTGAAGAACTTCCCCATGAACAGGAGGCCTTAATGGCGCTTGCTGATTTGGCGATCATACTTTATGCTGCTGAATCGGCTGTTTTCCGTACATTGAAGTCAGTCATGAAAAAAGGGGAAGAAAAAGCAGCACTCAAAATAGGCCTTACCCATACGATTTTAGAAGATAGTCTATGGGAAGCTGAAATGCTGTCACGCAAGCTTGTCCACGAACTGACGGATGGTGAGAAAACAAATCAGCTGGTCATGCTGATCACGCAATCTTGTAACCGCTGTCATCAATTTGGGAAAAGTGTCGCAAGAAACCGCATGATCGCAGAGAAACAATATGAAGCAAATACTTTTATTTGCTAA
- a CDS encoding phosphotransferase family protein: MSKDTIAVRQGEELDLAALERFLRHSMDELPEETLEVRQFSGGHSNLTYQLKMGEWEAVLRRPPLGPVAPKAHDMEREFRILSEIHEMFPPAPKPLLFSKGEEIIGRPFFLMERKHGIVVDTSFPKGVQVTRHLCGQISSEMVNQLVQLHAIDYEKTGLSEISKPDGFMERQVHGWISRYDRSKTDDIPEVKHLTTWLAAHIPTQQPASIIHYDYKLNNSMFDQRLNHMTGLFDWEMSTVGDPLADLGVAMGYWIEADDPDLLKTGLGKPPVTTMEGFFTREQFIEEYAKKSGRDVSAINFYLTFAYFKLAVICQQIYYRYKKGQTEDARFSQFHHFVKSLILHASHTAFEQ, from the coding sequence ATGAGTAAGGATACGATAGCCGTTCGCCAGGGTGAAGAACTGGATCTTGCTGCTCTTGAGCGTTTCCTTAGGCATTCAATGGATGAATTGCCGGAAGAGACGCTGGAAGTCCGGCAGTTTTCAGGCGGCCATTCCAATCTGACATATCAGCTCAAAATGGGTGAATGGGAAGCCGTTCTGCGGAGGCCGCCGCTTGGCCCCGTAGCGCCTAAAGCTCACGATATGGAGCGGGAATTCCGTATCCTGTCTGAGATTCATGAAATGTTCCCTCCGGCTCCAAAGCCTCTTCTTTTTTCAAAAGGAGAGGAGATTATTGGACGACCGTTTTTCTTGATGGAGAGAAAACACGGAATCGTAGTTGATACCTCTTTTCCGAAGGGAGTCCAGGTGACTCGGCATTTATGCGGCCAGATTTCCAGTGAGATGGTGAATCAGCTTGTCCAGCTGCATGCCATTGACTACGAAAAAACAGGATTATCTGAAATCAGCAAGCCTGATGGGTTCATGGAACGGCAGGTGCATGGATGGATATCCAGATATGATCGTTCGAAAACCGATGATATTCCGGAAGTAAAGCATTTGACCACATGGCTTGCCGCCCATATCCCAACACAGCAGCCCGCTTCCATAATCCATTATGATTACAAGCTCAATAACAGTATGTTTGATCAGCGCTTGAACCACATGACAGGATTGTTTGACTGGGAGATGAGTACGGTTGGGGACCCCCTCGCCGATCTTGGAGTCGCCATGGGATACTGGATTGAAGCCGATGATCCCGATCTTTTGAAAACGGGACTGGGAAAACCGCCTGTAACCACTATGGAAGGTTTTTTTACGAGGGAACAGTTTATAGAGGAATATGCTAAAAAAAGCGGTAGAGACGTTAGCGCAATCAATTTTTACTTAACGTTCGCCTATTTCAAACTAGCTGTTATCTGCCAGCAAATCTATTACCGGTATAAAAAAGGGCAAACCGAGGATGCCCGCTTTTCACAATTTCATCACTTTGTCAAAAGCTTGATCCTGCATGCCTCCCATACTGCTTTTGAACAATGA
- a CDS encoding SDR family NAD(P)-dependent oxidoreductase produces MKFTHSIALITGAGSGIGQAASIKLAKEGAKVILVGRTKSKLENTSAEICKIPNAQAAGIFTADVTSEKEVEGLAEHVQSQFGELHVLINNAGGSSQTRIMETAASEWDHVQSANLKSVFLVSRMLGKIMIDGAKKETNRQNRAIVNVASLSGHQAGAHIPHYSAAKAGVINFTRALALELSPYCIRVNSVSPGFIETPLTEEGLENEQFVRAIKKNTALKRVGKPEEIANIISFLASSEASYMTGSDVLADGGWLIM; encoded by the coding sequence ATGAAGTTCACGCACTCTATTGCCCTAATCACTGGAGCCGGCAGCGGAATAGGGCAAGCCGCTTCAATCAAACTGGCGAAAGAGGGGGCCAAAGTGATTTTAGTCGGGCGGACAAAGTCTAAACTGGAAAACACGTCGGCAGAGATCTGCAAAATTCCCAATGCTCAGGCAGCGGGAATTTTCACAGCAGATGTAACGAGTGAAAAAGAAGTTGAGGGATTGGCAGAACACGTCCAATCGCAATTTGGTGAGCTGCACGTGCTGATCAATAATGCAGGCGGCAGCTCCCAAACAAGAATCATGGAAACTGCTGCCAGTGAATGGGATCACGTACAAAGCGCCAACTTAAAGAGCGTGTTTCTCGTTTCTCGTATGCTAGGAAAAATCATGATTGATGGTGCCAAAAAAGAAACAAACCGGCAGAACCGGGCCATTGTCAATGTAGCCTCCCTTTCCGGACATCAGGCAGGTGCCCATATTCCGCATTACAGTGCTGCAAAAGCCGGTGTCATCAATTTTACGAGAGCACTTGCCTTGGAACTATCCCCTTATTGCATCCGGGTCAACTCTGTTTCTCCCGGTTTTATTGAAACACCGCTCACAGAAGAAGGTCTTGAGAATGAACAATTTGTAAGAGCCATCAAAAAAAATACCGCATTAAAAAGGGTCGGCAAGCCGGAGGAGATCGCCAATATTATATCTTTTCTAGCATCGAGTGAAGCTTCTTATATGACAGGGTCAGACGTACTAGCTGACGGCGGCTGGCTCATTATGTAA
- a CDS encoding 2-phosphosulfolactate phosphatase — MKVHLLLKKEEIHSEKMAENNKIAVVLDVLLATTTIVSALYQRAKDVIPVKDHKEARELSKMFQKGDYLLAGELHAKPIDGFLYPSPLLLSGQVQGKTLILSTTNGTVALRKTAGAQKVYISSLLNNTATAKALLHHNSSSTIVIICSGNSGETSLEDVYGAGHLITALVELGGEPLQLSDAAQTAYYLYKGNRQNAYQVLQSSYVGNLFASHGLFDDLDFASAVDAAPVVAVLKDGKATIEQEHAQQQS; from the coding sequence ATGAAAGTCCATTTGCTTTTGAAAAAGGAAGAGATCCATTCCGAAAAGATGGCTGAAAATAACAAGATTGCCGTGGTGCTTGATGTCTTGTTGGCGACCACGACCATCGTATCTGCGTTGTATCAAAGAGCAAAAGATGTTATTCCAGTGAAAGACCACAAAGAAGCGCGGGAATTATCAAAAATGTTCCAAAAGGGAGATTACCTTCTGGCCGGAGAGCTGCATGCCAAACCAATTGACGGTTTTCTATATCCGAGCCCTTTATTGCTCAGTGGCCAAGTCCAGGGAAAAACACTCATCTTATCCACGACGAACGGCACAGTGGCTCTTCGAAAAACAGCAGGGGCACAAAAAGTATATATTTCTTCTTTACTGAATAATACAGCGACTGCTAAGGCTTTGTTACATCACAATAGTTCGAGTACGATCGTTATCATCTGCTCCGGCAATTCCGGAGAGACGAGCCTCGAGGATGTATATGGAGCAGGACATCTCATTACGGCGTTAGTTGAGCTGGGTGGAGAACCGCTGCAGCTGAGTGACGCTGCCCAAACGGCCTACTATCTGTATAAAGGAAACAGACAGAATGCTTATCAGGTTCTTCAGTCGTCCTATGTTGGAAATTTATTTGCCAGCCACGGCTTATTTGACGACTTGGATTTTGCCTCTGCTGTCGATGCAGCCCCTGTTGTTGCGGTGCTGAAGGATGGGAAAGCCACCATTGAACAAGAGCACGCCCAACAGCAATCTTAA
- a CDS encoding NAD(P)/FAD-dependent oxidoreductase, whose amino-acid sequence MQRYVIVGAGILGASAAYLLSKKGAEVIVVDRKHQGQATDAAAGIICPWLSQRRNKAWYALAKNGAAFYPALIEQLRADGETETGYARVGAVSLQHDHEKLRKMEDRALKRKEEAPEMGEIKILTPEAAQALFPALKEEYGAVHVSGAARVDGRALRDALLRGAQKNGALLVKDDASLLFSRNRVTGVKAGGESIEANKVIVCAGAWANELFKPLGIHMNVTYQKAQIVHLQFRDTDTSHWPVVMPPSDQYVLALEDGRIIIGATHENDPDGYDHRITAGGLHEVFNKGLETAPGLSEASFTEARAGFRPFTPGFLPVIGKLPGWEGILFANGLGASGLTMGPFIGEQLAKLALEMELDIDLSLYPVEDAIQLS is encoded by the coding sequence ATGCAAAGATACGTTATCGTCGGTGCAGGAATCCTCGGGGCGTCAGCCGCTTATCTTTTAAGCAAAAAAGGCGCTGAGGTCATCGTTGTCGACCGGAAACACCAAGGGCAAGCCACAGATGCTGCAGCAGGCATAATCTGCCCATGGCTGTCTCAGAGGCGGAATAAAGCATGGTATGCACTGGCTAAAAACGGCGCAGCCTTTTATCCGGCTTTAATTGAACAGCTGCGAGCAGATGGTGAAACAGAAACGGGCTATGCTCGTGTAGGTGCCGTCAGCCTGCAACATGACCATGAAAAACTGAGGAAGATGGAAGACCGTGCGTTGAAACGGAAAGAAGAAGCACCTGAGATGGGAGAAATAAAAATCCTGACTCCTGAGGCAGCTCAAGCTCTGTTCCCTGCTCTAAAAGAAGAATATGGTGCCGTGCATGTGAGCGGCGCGGCACGGGTTGATGGACGTGCTCTTCGTGATGCTTTGCTTCGCGGCGCACAAAAAAATGGAGCTCTCTTGGTGAAGGATGATGCCTCTCTCCTATTCAGCAGAAATAGAGTGACCGGTGTTAAAGCCGGTGGCGAATCGATAGAAGCGAACAAGGTTATCGTATGTGCAGGGGCGTGGGCGAATGAGCTGTTTAAACCATTGGGAATCCATATGAACGTAACGTATCAAAAAGCGCAGATCGTTCATCTGCAGTTTCGTGATACTGACACGAGTCATTGGCCTGTTGTGATGCCGCCCAGTGATCAATACGTGCTGGCGCTCGAGGATGGCCGCATCATTATCGGGGCGACTCATGAAAACGATCCTGATGGCTATGACCATCGTATTACAGCCGGAGGTTTGCATGAAGTATTTAATAAAGGATTAGAAACCGCCCCGGGTCTGTCTGAAGCCTCATTCACCGAGGCTCGAGCAGGCTTTCGCCCATTCACTCCAGGATTTCTGCCTGTGATTGGGAAACTGCCTGGCTGGGAAGGAATTCTGTTTGCCAACGGACTCGGTGCTTCAGGGCTAACGATGGGTCCTTTTATCGGAGAGCAGCTTGCTAAACTGGCGTTAGAGATGGAACTGGATATTGACCTATCCCTCTATCCTGTTGAAGATGCCATTCAATTATCATAA
- a CDS encoding DoxX family membrane protein — protein sequence MFIQWLKENRLASYVLTLFRLYLGVKWVQAGWEKISSGHFDASGFMLGALKQVSGDHPAVQPWWGDFLRQVALPNAEIFNALIPWGEFLVGLGLLLGMFTSLAVLMGLTMNFAYLFSGTTSVNPQMVLAGMIVLAAGANAGRIGMDRWVVHYLGLKFKKRKLSNTPLSKSA from the coding sequence ATGTTTATTCAATGGTTAAAAGAAAATCGTTTAGCCTCTTACGTGCTTACTCTTTTTCGATTGTATCTTGGAGTTAAGTGGGTTCAGGCAGGATGGGAAAAAATCAGCAGCGGGCATTTTGATGCCAGTGGTTTTATGCTTGGGGCTCTTAAGCAAGTTTCTGGTGATCATCCTGCTGTTCAGCCCTGGTGGGGTGATTTCTTGAGGCAAGTCGCTCTGCCGAATGCTGAAATCTTTAATGCGCTCATTCCCTGGGGAGAATTTTTGGTAGGTCTTGGACTCCTGTTAGGTATGTTTACTAGTTTAGCGGTTCTCATGGGGCTTACAATGAACTTTGCATATTTATTCTCCGGTACAACATCTGTCAACCCGCAAATGGTTCTAGCAGGTATGATCGTTCTGGCTGCAGGAGCAAATGCTGGGCGAATCGGTATGGACCGCTGGGTTGTTCACTATCTGGGATTGAAATTCAAGAAAAGGAAATTATCGAATACTCCTTTGTCTAAAAGTGCATAG
- a CDS encoding quinone oxidoreductase family protein — translation MKAVRFKEYGGPQVLENVELDKPVPKGHEVLIEIHAVGVNYADTARREGQYVIPTPLPFVPGAEVAGVVVETGEKSAHIKPGTRVVTLIESGGYAEYALADGRFVIPIDDHLDFQQAAALPLQGLSAYHILKTMGRLEEGETVLVHAAGGGVGTIAVQLAKLFGAGKIIATASSEDKLELARQMGADVAVNYTEDGWENKVLEATDGKGVDVALEMAGGDVFHKTLKCLAVFGRIVVYGVASGEPSKFYPSNLMGKNQSVIGFFLPQIMRRPDLLKPSLQELFTYLAQGKLKLNIGEVFPLREAAQVHDLMQSRKTKGKLLLKP, via the coding sequence ATGAAAGCAGTGCGATTTAAAGAATATGGCGGACCGCAAGTGCTGGAGAATGTTGAACTCGACAAACCTGTTCCTAAAGGACATGAAGTACTGATTGAAATCCATGCTGTCGGCGTGAATTATGCGGATACGGCACGCAGAGAAGGCCAATATGTCATTCCTACACCTTTGCCATTTGTTCCTGGAGCTGAAGTCGCAGGGGTCGTTGTTGAAACAGGAGAGAAATCCGCTCACATAAAACCTGGCACAAGGGTCGTGACCTTAATCGAATCCGGTGGCTACGCAGAATATGCGCTGGCTGATGGAAGATTTGTAATACCGATTGATGACCATCTCGATTTTCAGCAGGCTGCCGCATTGCCTCTGCAGGGATTAAGCGCCTACCATATTCTTAAAACGATGGGAAGGCTTGAAGAAGGAGAAACGGTGCTCGTTCATGCGGCAGGCGGAGGAGTCGGAACGATCGCTGTCCAGCTTGCGAAGCTTTTTGGAGCCGGAAAAATCATAGCAACTGCCAGTTCTGAGGACAAGCTGGAACTTGCCCGGCAGATGGGCGCTGATGTGGCGGTCAACTATACGGAGGATGGCTGGGAAAATAAAGTTCTCGAAGCAACAGATGGCAAAGGCGTAGATGTGGCTCTAGAAATGGCAGGAGGCGATGTGTTCCATAAGACACTGAAATGTCTCGCTGTGTTTGGCAGGATTGTTGTTTATGGTGTCGCAAGCGGGGAGCCGAGCAAATTTTATCCTTCGAACCTTATGGGAAAAAATCAATCCGTGATAGGATTTTTCCTTCCTCAGATCATGAGAAGGCCTGACCTGTTAAAGCCAAGCCTTCAGGAGCTGTTTACGTATCTGGCTCAAGGCAAGCTGAAACTGAACATCGGTGAAGTTTTCCCTTTAAGAGAGGCTGCACAGGTTCATGACCTCATGCAGTCAAGAAAGACAAAAGGAAAGCTGCTGTTAAAGCCATAA
- a CDS encoding enoyl-CoA hydratase/isomerase family protein — protein MNQEHLLVEFEGPIMILTLNRPESLNSFSEEMITGLTDACAEAQNREDIKVIVLKGAGRSFSAGGDVKTMGQATSNDVYQHIGKLNRCILAMKETEIPIIAAVHGFAAGAGFNLAMACDLIVSAEDSKFALSFSQVGLISDGGGSYFLPKLIGPHLAKQFFFSAEPISAARLYQLGVINYLAPLESLEAEVFKLAAKLANGPVAAFGKMKKLIDASYQSTLEEILEQERLNQTLMISTEDHQEGISAFKEKRQPVFTGK, from the coding sequence ATGAATCAAGAACACCTTTTAGTAGAATTCGAGGGTCCGATAATGATCCTCACCTTAAACAGACCGGAGAGTTTAAATTCCTTCAGCGAGGAAATGATCACCGGGTTGACCGATGCATGCGCTGAAGCACAAAACCGAGAAGATATAAAAGTCATCGTGCTCAAGGGAGCTGGTCGCTCTTTCAGTGCAGGCGGTGATGTCAAAACGATGGGGCAGGCGACTTCCAATGATGTGTATCAGCATATCGGCAAACTCAACCGCTGCATCCTGGCGATGAAAGAAACGGAGATTCCGATCATTGCTGCTGTCCACGGATTTGCTGCGGGGGCCGGCTTTAACCTTGCGATGGCCTGCGACTTAATCGTCTCTGCAGAAGACAGCAAATTTGCGCTGAGTTTCTCACAGGTCGGACTGATCTCTGATGGAGGAGGCTCTTACTTCCTGCCTAAGCTCATCGGGCCTCATCTAGCAAAACAGTTCTTTTTCAGCGCCGAGCCGATTTCAGCAGCGAGACTTTACCAATTAGGAGTAATCAATTACCTGGCTCCACTTGAAAGTCTGGAGGCTGAAGTGTTCAAATTGGCTGCTAAACTGGCAAACGGTCCTGTGGCAGCCTTTGGAAAGATGAAAAAGCTTATTGATGCTTCCTATCAATCTACCCTTGAAGAGATTCTTGAGCAGGAACGTTTAAACCAGACACTTATGATCTCAACAGAAGATCATCAAGAAGGCATTTCGGCGTTTAAAGAAAAAAGACAGCCCGTGTTTACCGGTAAATAG